CTTGTCTTGATGGGAAAGCCacccactttcttctttcttatgtgGGATGGGGTAAAACTCAAGCTCCTTGCCCTTCCTTTGGACTCGTTATCACCTGGCTTCACACCAGTTTTCTATTCAAATCTTCCACTTGTCTCCATGCCAACTCCTTACTCCTGTAGTCATCCATGTGCCTTACTCTGGGGATGAAACTTAGCTCAATCTTCCTCTTTTCTGACCCAAACATTCTTTCTCATCTCCCCAGGACAAGCCAAAGCCTGCCCTCCTCTTTGAGGCATTCCTGGTCCGTTCCAATCCAGAGGCTCAGCTCTGTGTGGAATTTTAAAGTAATTCTAGACAGGTTCCCTGCTCCACGGCCTCCGGCCCAATCTATTTCTCTGGGTAGGCACCCCTGGAGGGCAGCCGGGAGCGCTTCCTGGGCACTGATGAGTAGGAGTGATggggaagcagaggaggaggCAGTGGTTCTGGTTGGCATCCTGGGAAAGGGATCAGATGTCCGTGCAGCAATGCGGAGCCAGCACTGGGTGCGGCATGCGGCCTGGGCACCAGGTCTAGGAAGCTGCTGTGTGACTCTCTCACTGGCATGCAGCCCCTGAGCCACCGGTATCCACGATTATGAGAATGTTCTCATCTCCAGACTCATCTGGACCTTAGGgcttaaaacaaaacagaacagaacaaaacccaACTCCCTGCCACACCAAACAAAACCCACCTCCCATACAGAGGAATGGctcagggtttaaggcacttgcttgtacacagctgactccagttcagtccctggcatctcacctggccccctgagatgtgccaggagtgacccctgagtacagaaccagtagGACACCTTGGACACAGGTGTAGCCCCCAGACCCGAAGAAGCAAAACCGAAGCAACACAGCATTAAAGCATTATGTAACTTTCAGCTGTGCATCATTTCACAGACATACGTGTAGCTGCTTCCTGAAATGCACCACTACACTGGGTCCGAGGAGCTTCTGCACTCGCTACTCACTCTGCCTGGAACCCCCGGTACCCACATGCTGGCCTGGTTGTCCCTTTTCAATCCAGTCTCTTCCTGTTCTTCTCATAACTACACAAGCCTCAGCTCACacccctcttttctcttcttttcctctttcatcaTTGTACTTCTTTGAAATTGCcatctttgctttgtttatttcttgCCTGCTGCACAAGTTGGAAGGGATGCCATCAGTCTGATGCCTCTGATTTTCCAGCGTGTGGAGCAGCACTGGCATACTGTAGGTGTTCGACATATGCAAGCTGGGCAGGCCCCTTGGTGTAGTTTTCTTAGCGGAATGGGCTGGCAGCTATTCCGACGACCTTGGTGAGAAGGGAGGGAAGCTTGGGAGCTAAAGGATACCTCCCAGTGCTAGAACTCTTGCCTTCACCAGCACCCAGCTTTCCAGGAAGACCCTCAACCCTGGCTCCCAGGGCCCAGGCAGCTCTGAGATCTTCCGGTTACCCCAGGACACCAGCTCAGTCCCATCAGACACCCTCACGATGCCTTAGGACGCTGTTGCTTTGGTCAGTCTGCCAGAGAGTCAAAGCGGCTTCCTGAACTGCTTCCGGGAGTCCAGACTCCCACGAAATGAACAGTGATAACCAACTGTGGTCCATCTTTTCATGGTTCAGGGGCCTGAGTGcaagtacagaggggagggcgcttgcctgacaTGCAATTGTGTCAATtctaggcatcccatatagtattctgaactctaccaggagtgatccctgagcacagagccagaagtaagtcctgagcacagaaaggtatgaccccccccccaacttcccccctacaatttaattttagcatttttaaatctttcatcTTTTCCCAATTTTATTGCCAAAACGTCAAGGACTATAAAGTACACAACTGCACCGtaccactgtcctcccattgttcaatgatttgcttgagcgagcaccagtaacgtctccatcgtgagacttgttactgtttttggcatatcgaatatgacacggggagcttgccacgggtagcttgccaggctctgctgagcgggcaggatactctcgtagcctgccgggctctctgagacggacggaggaatcaaacccgggtcggccacgtgcaaagcaaacgccctatccgctgtgctatcgctccagcccaagtacaCAACTATCAGGTGAAATTTATCTCTATACTCTTGGGGAACCATTACCCAGAGGGAGATTTTTCAGCGTTGCAGGCTCCTTCACACTCCCTTGGCAAATAACATAACTTTGATTCTCTTTAGACTACTTCCCCTCTCTTTTGGAGGGTCATACTAAAGGACTGAGACAGTGCTCTGTTTTAAAGAGTTACCATCTAGCCTGACGCAGCATAAAGTAGCAGCGGGCCAGACAGAGCTCTGTGTCCCAGCTCAGCACAAACACGCAGTGCAGGGGCTGAAAGGGGAGCCAATCCCTTCACCTCCTGCAACTCATTTAGCCCAGTTGACCCTGTCTTCCTCCTCCATAAAGTGGAGAGCACAAACTATTCACAGATTGGAAAGTACCTGTTGGGATGAGTAACAAATGGAAAGTGCCACGGGCAGTGCCCAGCGCACAGTTGATGCCGTGATGTGTGTGTTGGGTAAATAGAACTTTATTCTTTAACTGGTCAGTCTATTAGCTATATATTTCTTTTGCGATCTGTCAACTTCCTTACTCTTCCAAGGACTTCGGTTTAGGGATGAAGATGTGTGTGTAGTCAAAGTCTTTTGAAGATGCCTGGAATTTTCTAGAATCAAATGCTGTGActttgctttccttccttcttctatcATTACCAAatactgggggtggggcggggggaagcgGGAAGGGATATTGACGGAAAACAggttatacattttaatttttcttttgagtgtGAGCTGTTCCCTATAATACAAGAAACATGCACGGATTGCCCAGGTGGTCTCTGCTTGTCATTCATGTTTTGCCGGACCTTCCATCCACCGATAGGGAAGCTCCAACGCTCAGCCTCATTCCGGAGGCAAGACCGACGTCCAGGACGTCGGGCGGTCCCTTTAAGGACCTGGAAAGGGTCTCCGGGTAGGGTTCgccggcaggccccgccccatcACGTGCCCGGAGCGCCAATGGGAGGCGGCCGGCGCCTCTTGGCCGCCGTCATTTCCGGTTCTCTGTCATTCGCGAGCGAGCAGGCTGCAAGCGGGTCGGCTGCCTTCGCGGAGCGTGAGTGCGCgggaccccgcccccaccccttcccatcccccctcccggGCCGGCCGCGAGGCCCCCGGCCGCCGTGCACCCTTCCGCGCCGccagcccccttccccgcccccggccTCTCCGCGGACCCCGCTGGTCGGCCCTGCCCGCCAGCCCCACGCGTGCCCCGGCCCCTGCGCGCCCGCCGCCGGTTGGCGAGAACGGCCTGGGGGgcggcgggctgggggtgggggtgaccgggacgccccccaccccttggcccctcccgccccgagACCATGTGGGTCGACCCGGGCCCGGGAGGAGGCGCGTGCGGGGATCCGGACGTGCCCGAGGTGGCGCCGGGCTCCCCCGCTCCTGCTCCCCAGATCTGCCGGGTGTGGAGGGGgatgcgggggggagggggagggcgggccgggggtggggggcctgggagtggggttgggggggagggaagaggacgCTTCGAGGGAAGAAAATGGCGCTGGGCGCTGCGCCCTCCcccccgcacccgcacccgcgcGGACTCCGCGCCGCCTCCAGCGCCCACCCGGGCCCGGCGCGTGCCCCCCGCCTCGTCCCGGGGCGGCCCCCGCGGTGGGGGGCCCTTGTCCCGGCGCGGGTTTTTCTCGCCTCTTTGCTAattcacctccctcccccctgcctcccccaggcccccacccggGGCCTGCACGGCAGCAGCGCCGGGCGCCGAGGGAGGGTCCCGTGCCCTGGGCCCGGTGCGTGGTGGGGAGGGTCCGCCCTCACCCCCGAGTGCATGGGAGGGGGCCCTTCGCGGGATCTAaacggcccggcccggccgtgtTCGTTTGGGCCCGTCGTGGGCTCCCGAAATGaacgttttgttttttttttaaaggatttggTGGGGGGgctctccccctcctctgccccgcccccacacagTTGCAGGAGAGAGTTGGGccgtggggggggcaggggggggcgtGGGCTGGTTCAGATCCGATCCGGGGCGTGCGCCCCGCTCCGCTGCTCGCAAAGGCCCCGCAGGCTCCGAGCTCCGAGCGCCTGTAAAAGAACAGATggtccctctccccccgcccccccctcggTGGCCCGGCGGTTTTCCAGGGAGAAAATTGCTCTGCGTGCGCTTTAATTGCCTTTAAAAAACGTTTCCTGGCGTTATTAGCGAGCATAAAAGGCAACCAAATGGATCccggggaggaggtggaggaggaggaggtgcagaGCCCGGGGTCGGGCGCAAAACGTGGGGATGGACGGCCGGGCGCCTAGGGGCCTTtctgagatgggggggggggaccacgACGGGCATGGCCCACTCCGACCTTGACCTCCTGTGCGGGTAGGGGCTCCTTGGGACCCCTTGGGTCTGCTGTTGCTGGAGCGCAGTTtggggagggaaaaaatgaaGCCTTTGTGACTCAGCCGACATTCCTTGTTGTGTGTGGGCACGGGGGCATCCAGGAGCGGAATAAGGCCCAGCTGGACCTGGAGACGCCCCAGAgactcggggggcggggggtttcCTTCttatccagagccaggagtgccggGGATAGAGGTACTAAGCATAGAGGTACTAAGCGGGCCTTGAAACGTGGGGTTTGGCTCTAAGCAGACTGTGCTTCTTTCAAATGCAGAGGCCCAGGCGGGCTGGTACCCAGGACACTCTCAGCATCACAGGAGCTTTGGGCCTCCGTGTGTGAGGGGCTCGGGGAAATAAGGCCAGGCCGGAATTGGGGGCAAGGGTTTCAGTCGCCCTCTTGTGAGCGCTGAATCGTGCCTCGCGTGGTGACGCATGGTGGCCGCTGAATCAGCCCTTGGTATGTGGCTAGAATGGCTGCAGGGCCAAGGCAGATTGAGAGCACAGGCAGAGCCGGAACCCGGGGGTGGCCGTGGCAGCGTTAGGTGGAGGTGGGCGAGGTGGAAGACCGAGCTATCCTGAGACGCAGGAGGGAGGCAGCCCTGCAGGCCCAGGTTCTTCTggggtcagcagtggtgacccaTGCTGGCAGCCttgtttcccccctcccctgcccagaagCTTCTGTCTCAGTCCCGTGTAGCAGGAAAAGACCCGTTGGCCTGAGGAAGATAAGAGATACCCGGGACTTGGTTCTTGCTGGGCGCTTGTCACTGGGGAAGAGCGAAGACCTCAGGCCTTCTGTGGCTCTTGCGTAAACACTGTGGTGGAACTGGGTTTGGATGGGGGGCTGGGACACTGTGTAATTATTCacggtgctttttttttttccccttgcagaATGCCTAAGTCAAAGGAACTTGTTTCTTCAAGCTCTTCTGGCAGTGACTCTGACAGTGAAGTGGACAAAAAGGTGACTGGGCTGCCCCGAGCTATTGCAGTGACCCCTCCCAGGCATCTCTGAAGGGCGACAAACAGATGAGGACCTCCCCAGGAGGGCCAGCGTTGACCCCTGCACCCGGGGCACTTACACAGCCCTGGGCCCTAGCGGGCCTGAGCCCTCGACTCCCGCCCGGCTTCGGTGGAGGGGTTTCAGCAATCTCGGAGCTCACCGAAGAGCTCAGGTCatagatggccccaggagaaggGCCTGAGAATGAGGCCAGAGCAGCTACTTGCCCGTGCTTAGAAACCTGCCTGCCCAGAGAGAGTGCCTGCTGGAGGTGTCCGCCAcatgtggtccctaagcacagaacaaccaggagcgagccctaagcactgctgggggtggcggcaccccccacccccaaaccataTCCCTAATGTGTTATGGTTGAATTACCTTCAACTCCTTGAGTGCAGAATTTGATTGATACCACTGGTATTTATCCAGCCTGCCAAGGATTGTTTAAGATGTAGGCGTATTCCCTTTGAAGTTAGAGTACACTTCGTTGGCCACCTCCCCATAGATTGATACGCCGTATATTATAGGCATTTTGGAATTGCCCACTTGGTGATAAatagcccccccccttttttttttcctgtgtgaaGTGGTAGCTATGCTGTAAGTGGTGCATTCTGCTTAACCAGGAACCTCGGTGAGCACCGTTCCTTCCAGAAAGTACTTTCCTTGACCCTCTCCAAGTGATGGTACATCTCATCTTGGCTGAGTTGATTGTATCTTTGGGAGAACTCTGGAGGTGAATACAGACTGTGTTACCACCTGCACAGTTGAAATAAGGCTTCACAGCGTACACAGCAATACTTGCGCAGAAGCCCCCGaccccccttttttgtttgtttttaagactaTGTCTAGTGGTGCTGTCTTCCTGCCCCTTCTTCAGAGTTTTAATTTGCCTGTGGTGTaacatttgaataattttatttaatatgtttttattgaGCTTTTATATGCCAGCCATAGACCAGCTCTCTAGGAAGAGCTAGACACTGATATAACAACTTGCTTTTGCTcatcttttactcttttttttttttttgagtcacagctggtgatgttcaggtgtttctcctggctcttcactcaggaattactcctggtggtgctcaaggggccatatgccatatgggatgctggggatcgaaccctggttggccttatgcaaagcaaataccctacctgtgcACGATCGCCTCGGCCCCTGCTTTTATTGATCTGAGTTAGTTTTTGCTGTTTGTCTCAAATAGTACTATTAGTCTCGTAGCCCTTAAATAAAGTAGCCTACTTTTCCAGTGTCTATACACTTACACATTACATTTTTACCAAACTTCATTGAATGATGTCTAGTATCATTGAACATCTAAGTAGGTTTTCAAGCGTATGACTGCCCTCTACTGTTAGGGTCGGAAACTACAGGCTCTTTCTGAGAATGAGGTCATTTGGGAACCTtttataatttgcttttatttgtttcgGGGTTTGGGACCATCCAGGATGGtgtggggtggaggtgaggggttGCCgagcctgggccttctgcatgcaaagcatgtccggaagccctttgagcaatctcccagGCCCATAATAAAGGGTGCTTTAAAGGGTTTTGATATTGAATGCTAGTCCAACACATTGCTGCCTGTATCCAGTAATACTTTTTAATGAGAGAAAGTTCTTGAGTAGTTGACCTAGTACCCAGAACTAAGTATAAAACAGCTTGCTTAGCTTGCTCATAAACTTTATAGGCCAATTGTGAGCTAATCATATCCTAGAAGTGGAATGCTGGTATTGTTCTTAATTACTGTGTTCCCTTTGTAAAACTAACTGATTAGCGTTAGCAGACCCGTGGCTTCTGAAAGTTAATTCAAAGGCAGTCCtacctttttccttttatttttcctctcccaAAGCAGTCTTAGGTGGGGCCCTGGTCTGTCTGATCACTTCCGTAGAGTAAACTCACTGACCTGTCTTTGGGTTCCTCGGGAGCACAGTTTGGAAACCCTTTGCCAGTGCTAGGTTAATTTTACTGTTCTTCGGCAAGTGAAACTATGAAATATTTATGTTCTGTGGTAGTGTTTAGATCTGTAGTCCTACCAAGTGACCGAGTCTTGACCTGAGATGTTTGTGGGAGAGTTACAGCCATTTCTCGTTTTTCTTTCAAGTTGAAGAGGAAAAAGCAAGTGACTCCAGAAAAACCCGTGAAAAAGCAAAAGACCGGGGAAACTTCCCGAGCCTTGGCGTCGTCCAGGCAGAGCAGCAGCAGGGACGACAACATGTTCCAGGTGGGTGTCCTCTGTCCAGACAGCGGGTCCGATTGGGTCTGAGACGGGCCAAGTCCCATCATCTGGTAATGTTTAATGATCTCTTACGTCTGGTGTAATCCTTTTAAGGGTGCTCATGAAATGTAAGAACACACTAGGAGAAAGGAAATTAGTTCATATGCTATTGTTGGAGTCGGAGAGATCTGCGATGTTAGAACAGTGAGAGTTTGCAGCCAGGTCTGTGGGCCCGCGGGCTGGAATGCCGGCCTGCATGTGGGTGAACTGGGATTGACACCTGGTACCACTTGGTCCCCCTGAGAGCGCTGGGTCCCCTTTTTGCACGGAGCCAGGAAGAGTCCCTAAGCACCatttctcagggtttttttttctccccaaactaaaaaataaagcaatatcaaTTTAAAAGATAGAAATAGTCTTTTTACCAGTAtgttaaggggccagagcgatactaCACTGggcaggtagggcgctggccttgcacacggctgacccaggtgtgtTCTCCAGCTcccatctctgagcaccacccagaatgatccctcagttcagagccaggagtaagtcccgagcactgccagctgtggctcaaattcccacccaccccccaaaataaagtccCAAAGCAGTTGGGACGATCAGGCTGGTATCAAACTGTCCTGGGGAGGATGCAGCGGATGGCCAGGAATGGGCTTCGGGGTCCTGGAATAGACTTGCCGTGTGTGAGTtgaagagtgagggagaggggggagttcGTTAGTGGGATTCCATGAAAACACCCCTGGCCGGTATTGCCCGTCTCGGGTTTCCCGATGCAGGGAGGTGCGTGGGCATGGTTGTGGAGCCAGCGGATGCAGGCGAGCGTGATCCCTTGGGTGGCTGGGCCGAAGTCCGTGTGTGAGGTGCCGAGGGCCGATCTCCCAAAGGAGACCTGGTGCCGGTGACTAACGGTCAGCTAGAACGGCCTGGACCCGCGCTCCTTAGCCTTCTGCCCCGCTGTGGAGCAGCAGCTGTCTGTGTGCCATGCCACAGACTCGCAGTGATGACCAGGGGGCAGGCCGGGGCTTTCCGACCTCccccacacactgtcccctctgctcctggcccAGTGGCTTGAAGAACGCTGGACCGGAAGCGTGAAGACCAGTTTCAAATTTCAGGCTGAAGGGATAAAGGTTAGTGATGATGAGGGAGAGAAGTTTTAATGGCAGAGGCGGTACGTTTGCCTTTGGGGGCCTGACTGAAAATGCTGCAAGAAGGAACCCGTGCCGCGTGACCCTGGGAAGCCGGAGGAGCGTTCTTCAGGAGTCGAGTGTGGTGATGGAGGGGCCTGCTGAAccgagaggggaggggaagtggaGGGGGACAGTACGAAGCAGGGCTCAGTTGGATGATTCCAGCGAGGAGGCTTAGGGAGCGGCCAGCAGCAGAGGTGGCGCTGCAGTCACCTGACTGTCATCAGAAAGTGAGTGCACGTACGTAGACGTGTTTTATGTATCAAGTACAGGTTTTAATGCCATGGGGATGTTTTTGATTGGGAGCAGGCAcagatggcagtgctcagggtttactcccggctctgtgctcagggaggactcctggttgtgtttgggggtcCGTATTCATGccgggaatggaatccaggtcttctgtgagcaaggcaagcaccctccccgctgtactgtctccagccctgaacaTGGCAGTTTTCAAAAGACAGTGCCAGCTTGAAGGgtgagaagggaaagggaaacgATATTTTTATTCCCCTCTGCCTTGTCGGTGTAAAGAGAAACATGATGAGTATTAAACATTGGAGATTTACCGATAGCAAGAAATGGTaacaatgagaggagaaataaattattacaagttggggggggggctacCCCCAGCTGTGGAACATTCCCCCTGCCCCcgacttgttcctggctctgcttggggatcattcctggcggtgctcactgTCCATCGAACCAGAGCTAGCTCGTGCCaggaaagcaccttaattccAGCACTTGGCTTGCTCACAgaagacctgggctcaattcctggtgTGAACATGGAcacccgaacaccaccaggagtcatcctggagaactgctaggtgtgcccaCCCCCAACCGAAAGTTTCAGAAATGAAATTTTTGATTGAAGTGACCTTTCACTGAATGTATCAAATGAAAAcgcatgaaaaaagaaaactgatccAAAAAATCCTTTGGTTGGGGTTTTAATTCTGACTCGTAATTTAGGATCTAGGAAGAGTGATTAGTAGTACCATGAATTGTATGTAAGGAAGTGTGATGGGAGTGTCCTCTCTGTGGGTGGAAATTGATAGTGTGTTATATTTCCGGGAGGACTTGCAGTGTGCTAGATGTGAATTGATAGCCAGGTAGACGTGCTTTGTGGTTCCATGGAATTCATAGGTTTGAGATGGTACATAGGTGAATTCCGTGATATAGAAACACAGGAGGTCAGGGTCCGGGCTGGGAGGTCAGAGGGCAGAGAGAACCAAGCACGAGAGGGATGGCACTCAGAGCTGGACCGGGTGTAGGAGAGGGACTGGGTTCAAAGCAGTGCAGGAGTTAGGGGCTCCTGAGAGGAGCCTGGGCAGCACGTGAAGCGCTTCCTGTTGGGAGGGTATTTTAGGGGACGGTTTTGTGAGTTTCAAGTACGGGGGAAAATCCTCAGAGATCAGAGTAAATGTAAAATCTCTgacaggaggggcctgggggatgaGTCTGAGGACTGGCGCACATGTGTCACACTTTGGACACCTCTTTGGCATTGCTGCAGTCCTTCAGGTCCAGTTTCTCGTGTCTGCTTTGCTGAAGAGCAGATAGGGTTGGGGCGAAGGCCCAAGAGCCCTGA
The nucleotide sequence above comes from Sorex araneus isolate mSorAra2 chromosome 1, mSorAra2.pri, whole genome shotgun sequence. Encoded proteins:
- the SUB1 gene encoding activated RNA polymerase II transcriptional coactivator p15 → MPKSKELVSSSSSGSDSDSEVDKKLKRKKQVTPEKPVKKQKTGETSRALASSRQSSSRDDNMFQIGKMRYVSVRDFKGKVLIDIREYWMDTEGEMKPGRKGISLNPEQWSQLKEQIADIDDAVRKL